In Lactiplantibacillus pentosus, the sequence GCCAATTAAGTAACAAATAACACGAATTAGAGTCGGGTCTGCTCCCGGCTCTTTTTTATGCGGAAACGTCAAGTCTTGAATTTAGGCGAATGGCCGGTTAAACTGGATAAACATGACTGATTTGATTTTTTGATTTTAATGAAGAGAAAGAGGACTGAGTAGATGAGTACACGAATTAAGAGTGACAACCCAACGATTTATTTAGCTGGACCATGGTTTACGGCCGGCCAACCAGAACGACTAGCTAAGATTGAAAAATTGATGGACGATTTAGAAATTACTTATTACAGTCCCCGGCTCGATGGAATCGATTTGACGCCGGATGCGACCGAAGCGGACCGGAACGCGGTATTTGCGGATAACGTGGCGCATTTGAAGCAGGCCAAACTAGTGGTGGCCGTCGTTGATGGCTTTGATACCGGGACGATTTGGGAGACGGGTACGGCGTATGGCTTGGATATCCCAGTGGCTTACTATGGTGAAACCTTAGCAGAAGGGACATTCAACGTCATGTTGGCGAAGTCAGGCAAGGCCGTCGTTGAAAATATGGCCGATTTAAAGGCCTTTTTGCAGGACCCAACGTCGGATGCCTTCCAATATACCGGCACGATTCGGTAATCGCAGCGAAATTGCATACCAACTAGACTGATTGGTCAAAAATAAATTCAGTTAATCGTTGGCGTGCGCTACCGATCAGAGTAGCTCTATAGCTAGTAGCTTAAACTGGCGGTACTGTCCGTTGCGGATTTAAGGCCGACTAATCAAGGTAAGCCTGCCAGTACTCATGATAATAGCGTTACAGCGACGCCAAAATGGCCGTTTCAGACTCGAATCTGAAACGGCCATTTTAATTATTAGAACCGACGTGCATTGCAGACATCAAGCCGCAATACTTCCAAAGTAAGCAGTGACTGTGACTACTAGTGATTACTTAGCCGGCAAGATTGGTTTGATCGTATGGGTGGCTTCGTAAGTGTGGGCGAAGGTCGATGCAGCCTTCATGGCGTTGACCACTTCACGTGGGGTGACTTTGAAAGGCATGTTCTTCATGGTTTCGTCAGGCATTGTCGCCATCTTACCAATTTGCAGCATTTCTTCATCGGATAGTTGATCGAGATGGGTCGCCTCTAGCGTGATTGGTAAGCCAAGGGTCAAGTAGAATTCAATGTAGCGATTGAGTTCTTCGTGTGAAGTACCCTGTAATACGAGTTCAACCATGGTACCAAAGGCCACTTTCTCGCCGTGAGTCAAATGATGGACGTCACCCTTAACGGCGGTGAAGCCATTATGAATGGCGTGGGCAGCCGCTAAACCACCATTTTCAAATCCGAGCCCAGAGAGTAGGGTGTTGGCTTCGACGATGGCGTCAAGTGCCGGCGTTACAATGTGTTGGACGTTGGATTCTACGGCTTCATAGGCGTACTTCCAAATGACGCGTTCGCATTCGGCCGCAATTGCCCGACCAGTAAAGGTAGCGGCACCGTTGCCCATCGTTGTGCCGTGGGATTGCGCGGTCGCCTTCGCTTCAATATTAGTGGCCATCGCGTCAGCAATCCCAGAGATAAGTGTCCGGACTGGCGCGTTAGCAATGACTTGCGTGTCCATTAAGACTAAGTCGCTGTGACGTTGATAGAACTTGTATTGGTCGAAGCTACCTTCTTCAGTATAGAGCACTGATAAGCCCGCGGTTGGTGCATCCGCTGAAGCCGCAGTCGGCGCGATGACTAACTTGGCACCCACTTCTTCAGCGATCCCTTTACTAGTATCGAGAGTCTTGCCGCCGCCGAGACCGATAATAATATCGTTATGGTTATCCTTGGCAATCTGTGTGATCCGCGCGATTTCTTGAACTGAGGCTTCACCATTAAAGGTGACCCGTGTGACGTCAAAATCGTGTTGGCTCAAGTAAGTCGCGAAGTCTTCACCGACGATTTTCCAAATCAGCGCGTCGGCCATGATCAACGGATGGCTCCCGAGGGCGTTGATATAGCTTGCGGAATGTTCCAAGAGTCCGGCACCTTGAATATACTTATCGGGGCTAACAAACATTAAATCTTCACTCATGATAAATTTCCTCCTCAAAATCGGATTGCTTGAATAGATATAAATAATTTGAGACAACTGTTTGGTAACGCGGTCAGCGGGGAAATGGGGCGGCGGCTGATAAAACGGTGCGCTGGCCCAAGTGGGGATGAGTGTCAACGCGTACTGGCCTGGGTTACTTAACACTTATAGTTTATGGTAGCGCTTACGCAATCCGCAACGGACAGAATTGAAAATGTGTCCGCGTGGCCATGATGTGAGTCGCTGAATGCCGCTAATAAACTTGAATGAAGTCGCGTGCTAGACCGGTTTGACCCACGTTTGGCCTGTGCGCAATGCTGGAATTTTGTAAACCTTAAATTGGCCTAAAACGATGTGTTTAGTTGGAGAAAATTCATCAATTGGTGTTACGCTGTAGGCAGTGACTGGTTGACCAGCGCAAATATTAAGAAAGGTGCAAGAAAGTAAAAATTTTCAGTTCAAACTGGACAATCACTATCCAAGTTGTATAATGTACTTGTAAGCGTTATCAGAACCTAATACCTATTTTGGGGGCGTTATTTATGGTTAAAAGTAAAGCAATTATGATTGGTGCCGGGCTATCGAACATGGCTGCGGCGGTCTATTTGATTCAAGATGGTCATTGGGACGGCAAGGACATCAAGTTCTACGGTGTCGATATGCACGGTGCGAACGATGGTGGTGCCACGACCGATTTTACCAATGAGTATTGGAACAAGAATCATCCGATGGAAAACACGACGGGGTATGTTGCCCGTGGTGGTCGGATGCTGAATTACCGGACGTACGTTGACTTAATGGATTTGTTGGACCGGATTCCATCGGTAACTGAACCGGGGATGACGGCGGCCGAAGATACGCGTGACTTTGATGCTAAGCACCGGACCTATGATATTGCACGGTTGATGCAAGGCGGAAAGGGCATTATTAATGCGGGTAAGTTAGGGTTCAACAACAAGGATCGGACCTTACTCACCAAGTTGATCATGATGCCAGATAGTGAAGAAACGAAGCTCGACAACGTTTCGATTGCCGAATACTTCAAGGATGACCCACACATGTTCCAGACGAACTTCTGGTATATGTGGGAAACGACTTTTGCTTTTAGAACCCAAAGTTCTGCCCAAGAACTGCGGCGTTACATGCACCAAATGATTTATGAATT encodes:
- a CDS encoding nucleoside 2-deoxyribosyltransferase; its protein translation is MSTRIKSDNPTIYLAGPWFTAGQPERLAKIEKLMDDLEITYYSPRLDGIDLTPDATEADRNAVFADNVAHLKQAKLVVAVVDGFDTGTIWETGTAYGLDIPVAYYGETLAEGTFNVMLAKSGKAVVENMADLKAFLQDPTSDAFQYTGTIR
- a CDS encoding glycerol dehydrogenase, which encodes MSEDLMFVSPDKYIQGAGLLEHSASYINALGSHPLIMADALIWKIVGEDFATYLSQHDFDVTRVTFNGEASVQEIARITQIAKDNHNDIIIGLGGGKTLDTSKGIAEEVGAKLVIAPTAASADAPTAGLSVLYTEEGSFDQYKFYQRHSDLVLMDTQVIANAPVRTLISGIADAMATNIEAKATAQSHGTTMGNGAATFTGRAIAAECERVIWKYAYEAVESNVQHIVTPALDAIVEANTLLSGLGFENGGLAAAHAIHNGFTAVKGDVHHLTHGEKVAFGTMVELVLQGTSHEELNRYIEFYLTLGLPITLEATHLDQLSDEEMLQIGKMATMPDETMKNMPFKVTPREVVNAMKAASTFAHTYEATHTIKPILPAK